Within the Oncorhynchus clarkii lewisi isolate Uvic-CL-2024 chromosome 2, UVic_Ocla_1.0, whole genome shotgun sequence genome, the region TACATGcactcaaaaacacacacaaacacacctgtatGTACATACACTCATTAACACACTATACTAACAAATCGACAATAGTAACACAAACACTGCAGTGGGAACGGCCAGCTCAGCGGGATGTGGTCAGCTGACGCGCTGCACAATCACAGTTGAGATGAATGGAGCTGAATGCTGAATCAGACCTACTGAGCTCTaagcccctcacacacacacacacacacacaatcactcaccccccctcccatcctctcacACCCACACCACCCCACTTAACCAGGGCGCATGACCCTCTATCCTCTAAGAGAAATGCACTGTCAGCTTGTGTGACCCGTGTGAACAAATCGGTCGAAGGACAAGGCACAGTCACATACAACGCTCATATGttcgcaggtagcctagtggttagagcattgggccagtaaccaaaaggttgctggatcaaatcccagagccgacaaggtaaaaatctgtcgttctgcccctgagcaaggccattagaagacgtggatgtcgattatggcagctcctctctgattcagaggcgtttggttaaatgcggaagacacatttcagttgaatgcattcagttgtatgACTGAATTACAACTGTCATGTCCATAACACCTAAAGATTTACAATCACAACTGACTACATTAACTGGACATTGTTCACGTTCATCACTGTGGCATAGCTGTGTTCTACAATACAATTCATGTTGTCATTGTGCCCTGCTGTTTGTGCTTAGTATTGGTTGCAGTAAATTAAACTGATAGAGATTGTGTACACAGCCTTGACAAAATAGAAACAGTAGTGGCTGGTATAAGATAAATGAAAGAAAATATCACAAAAGTCAATTACATAGTGTAATTACTAACATACATTATTAACTTTTCTCAGTGTTTGAAAAGCAAGTGGGTTATTCAGTGTTTTAAGGTCTACGTGTTCTACACAAGCCAAGCTAGTTTCTCAAAACTACCACTGCTTTCTTAGTCACCCTTGCAGTTACTTCCCCTTATCCTTGGCTCTCATCCAGTAAAGACGAGCAGACACGACTCTCTATGGCTCTGTCAGTTCCATGGCATGTCATTGCACAAGAGTATTTCCATTGACTCGCATTGTTTTCTCAATATTCCCCCTCATGGTGATGCATGGCCCACCCAGACCCCTCATGTTGGATGTTGGCTCCACCACACCTCCAGCCTCTAAGTTCAGCCATAGCCACCAAATGGAGTCCCTGCATGAGCCCTTCTATATCCAGTCGGTGAGAACCCACTCTACCTTTTTGCTAGTTGTACTGCATTTATAGTTTCCAGTTAACATTGGGACATTATGATTATCATAAAATAAAGCCCTTTATATTTTGAACTGCACAGTGATTGTCAGGCTGTGAGCTTCACAAACCTTTAATCAAACTCTCTTACTGCTCCTTCTCTACAGCCATCTACAGAAACGGCCTCTTGCTCCAATAGTGCAATGACAGGAGGACCAATCATATCAGACGTTACGGAAATGTCACAGCCCACCAACATGGCCATTCAAATGCAAACAGAGGAGACAAGGTGAGGATCAAAGGTCAAAGTCACCTTTTATCCTGTAGTGATttccaaagtaaaaaaaaatccagTATCTAGCCTTATTCAGCAGGGCTGATATAAACCGATAAGAATGCTGTGTATCTGTCCCCACACAGGGATAAGTGTATGATGCTTATCAAAGAGGAACCAGTGAGCCCAGGGGTGCGAGGCCGGGGAGATGGTGTTCCACTGGGCTCCTGCGAggtgtgttctgaaccccctgtCCTCCATGTTGCCATGGTACAGTCCGTCCTGGAGGGCAGAGGGtctggagcagagaggaggagcaaGAGACCTGCTCTGGAaaggtacaccccccccccccctttattacATATTAATGTATTGTTTTCAAGTGGAGCCCAAGtagtgtgatatggtgtgtgtgttgtagaccaGAAGTACCTGATGCTGTAGAGAATGTGGACATGAGTCTAGAGGACTTGCAGCTTCTCCTGAGGACCCACCAGCAAAGCGTAGAGCCCACCGCTGCTGTCATAGATGTGAGTAGGACACTCTGAAGCTTGGCAGACAGTGTGTTTAAAACCTGTCCCCCGGAAGCACGGGGGAAACAACGTCACTGCAGAAACAGGCATAATAGCTCCCATGTGAAGTTTCTCTTCACTAGATAAGAGCTCATACTGATATGACGCTGTTCTGTCTTTACAGCCATTCAATTTCAACCTGCCCTTGAGTGAGTGGAACTTTAATGATATGGAGTCCAACCTAAAATCAGTGAGTAGAATAAGTTTATGGTGTTTGAATTAGCTCTGCCCAGATATTATATATTGAAgtttagttatatatatatatattcagtgaAATCAACCAGTCAGTAAAGTCAACACAAGTTATGAGTTACTGTGATTTTCCACTAGTTGCCACAGCCACAAATTTGAAATGGTATATATCGTAAAATTCTGTCTTCATATAAGGTTAGCAGCGTGGTTTAGGTTAGAGTTAAGATTAGGtttcaaatcagattttaagaagataaattgtagaaatcgGCTGGGTTTGACTTtgtctgtggtaactagtgacgaccattACTGTGTCAGCCATAAATGACTGGCTTTAGACAGACAAAGGCAGGTAATGGTAAAACCAACTTGTCAACATTTGACCTCACTTCTTGGGAGTATGAATCAGTGTGTGCTGTGCATGTAGCCTCTCTGCAGTTGGTTTATAGTACTGGTCAGTGTTATCTGTAGTAGTATCTAATCCCCCCATGAATCATGTGTTCCAGTACATGTTTCAGAGCCAGGAGGCAGAGGCTTACCCCAACGCTGGATGTGAGGAACAGTAACAGCTTGACAGATCAGCTGACACAGGCTAGTCCTGACAAAGACAGGTACAGTGAGTCGTTTTTTGggcgtatctgtactttactatttctatttgacaacttttactccactacattcctaagaaaatatgtactttttactctcatacattttccctgatacccaaaagAAGTCGCTACATTtggaatgcttagcagaacaggaaaatggcccaattcacacacttatcaagcgaacacgtggtcatcccttctgcctctgatctagcaGACTCGATCAACACAAATgcgttgtttgtaaattatgtcactGTTGGAGGGTGCCCCTCGCTATCCGGACATTTTTAAACAAGAAAAccatgctgtctggtttgcttaatataaggagttGAAGTGATTTAtagcatttacttttgatactaatgtatattttagtaattgcatttactttttatacttaagtatatttcaaatcaaatacttttactcaattattctactgggtgactttcacttttacttgagtcattttctattaagacatctttacttttactcatgtatgacaattgggtacattTTGAACCACAGGCCATTTCTAGAACTGGATCTTTGTGCGTAGTTGAATGATCATATGGGCAGCAGTGGCGTGTATTcgtggatgccaagggaagccaggctacccccccccaaaaaaatgaccaagaaaaaaacataaaaataattattttgtctctgtgtttcataaattTCCTtaaattcgcaagaggctgaacaTATCTTACTGGAGGAAGCATCCAAGTtaacgaaacagcg harbors:
- the LOC139381955 gene encoding heat shock factor protein 4-like, whose translation is MQESPGSIGVDGGYASNVPAFLTKLWTLVEDPDTNHLICWSATGTSFHVFDQGRFAKEVLPKYFKHNNMASFVRQLNMYGFRKVVNIEQSGLVKPERDDTEFQHLYFLQGHEHLLEHIKRKVSIVKSEETKVRQEDLSKLLYEVQVLRSQQENMECQMQDMKQQNEVLWREVVSLRQNHTQQQKVMNKLIQFLFSQMQSNAPSTVGMKRKLPLMLDVGSTTPPASKFSHSHQMESLHEPFYIQSPSTETASCSNSAMTGGPIISDVTEMSQPTNMAIQMQTEETRDKCMMLIKEEPVSPGVRGRGDGVPLGSCEVCSEPPVLHVAMVQSVLEGRGSGAERRSKRPALERPEVPDAVENVDMSLEDLQLLLRTHQQSVEPTAAVIDPFNFNLPLSEWNFNDMESNLKSYMFQSQEAEAYPNAGCEEQ